From Mytilus edulis chromosome 8, xbMytEdul2.2, whole genome shotgun sequence, one genomic window encodes:
- the LOC139486504 gene encoding uncharacterized protein isoform X4 — MSVHEDEDEAPDFPEDFGDMVMVDEIGSDEDDTIAQEKTDSTVKEQNDSPITVPNDSAIKPPTDSPIKAPTDSPIKTPTEGSIKAPTDSPIKPPADLQMKAPTEVLVKAPTDLPMKAPTETSIKAPTEVPIKDPTEAPIKDPTDQEVVRIKKESNESLEKSSEDQGVDTIKKEPQDHANINKSGTSEKSGSGQQSQKPQDHANIIKSGTSEKSGSGQQSQKDHGKSPTIKTVSSLKMPRKRGKRIRPGQRKRREAAKAAEAATNSKPQTKENKSTLVDTSKKADPKFGSFKKKRFQESSAGRRARRLRQAARAVAAAANRPNFSSGFPSMQQNFAHRPFGPNDPFQMNPRDMMMGPMNPDNNTQNRGVFREGFDFGQRQNDFMNEPYNARFENTEMRREHPNFHHDEEEFMRRRRDVMFNEERERMRGGFDEQQDFMRRPFDIDEVERRQMMREHANFSMGRPNDMHHRHMEVMDQGPNFEPDHRDFYMGPLAEKGNRQGFGVGPVLMEDNEVIPCRALANFRNDPNDFRKDFSSMEDDRLFNAFGFDRHDRSFGQERRRMTNEDDFERDKFVKDTFRGRNMMEDFPSREFDRMDEEKRNKFVKDTLRGRNVTEDHPSREFDLRDDSKRDRFVKDTLRGKNVMEDFPSREFNWRDEEERNRRIDYPEREEFDVGKGRPFQRKLEKCPIPGCFIECNDLYYHASQKHIPGIFKTVEDSDKISQANVTPTRVAALRALKMAILGPQSSFNALMDLVNGIGIDVSKNEELSSCHWAMVEICQDQDWKVPDRFSLNPINSPGGLIHWRPILILISLLDEKRRTSILSAFPPAGKSSMDRPTSDLFKNSSNKPKELLQSEMFSKNSSQSQSKNSNRHLRNLQARRTNLSENSKNSQDTLQNTNNQRLNPSDTNFKRKRNRVRNRNRQRSGKFYQPSSNVNNSSHDDGADSFGSYSQGNLDTNYQMGLRDSETMSINSSPQARERKIRSLFDSEVQYSRSGNTSQNRNFEITNNIGPDHTSMSQNFNQIRYQRGTFNEDFQTENIRRQQGLGFTENISVGSMGVSSMSSLTRQMDRSFEGSLGHNTGNAGFNSLDGMQWGQGLDYHDQFQGNIPNQQMWSGNGNSRQFPGY, encoded by the exons AGTGTCCATGAGGATGAAGATGAGGCACCAGATTTCCCAGAAGACTTTGGTGATATGGTTATGGTTGATGAAATAGGTTCTGACGAGGATGATACCATTGCACAG GAGAAGACTGATTCTACAGTGAAAGAACAAAATGATTCTCCAATAACAGTACCAAATGACTCTGCAATAAAACCACCAACTGACTCACCAATAAAAGCACCTACTGACTCACCAATAAAAACACCAACTGAGGGGTCAATAAAAGCACCAACTGACTCGCCAATAAAACCACCAGCGGACCTCCAAATGAAAGCACCAACTGAGGTGCTAGTAAAAGCACCAACAGACTTGCCAATGAAAGCACCAACTGAAACGTCAATAAAAGCACCAACTGAGGTGCCGATAAAAGACCCCACTGAGGCACCAATAAAAGACCCAACTGACCAAGAAGTGGTCAGAATAAAAAAG GAGTCAAATGAAAGCTTGGAGAAATCTTCAGAGGATCAGGGGGTTGATACAATTAAGAAG GAACCACAAGACCATGCCAATATAAACAAGTCAGGTACCAGTGAGAAGTCAGGATCGGGTCAACAGAGTCAG AAACCACAAGACCATGCCAATATTATCAAGTCAGGTACCAGTGAGAAGTCAGGATCGGGTCAACAGAGTCAG AAGGATCATGGAAAATCACCAACCATTAAGACTGTGTCTAGTTTAAAAATGCCGAGAAAAAGAGGGAAAAGAATCAGACCAGGTCAAAGAAAGCGCAGAGAGGCTGCGAAGGCAGCTGAAGCTGCTACAAATTCAAAGCCTCAAACGAAAGAAAACAAAAGCACACTGGTAGATACCTCTAAAAAAGCAGACCCAAAGTTTgggagttttaaaaaaaaaagatttcaggAGAGCTCTGCAGGACGCCGTGCTCGAAGATTGAGACAGGCTGCTCGTGCAGTAGCTGCAGCAGCTAATAGACCAAATTTTAGTTCAGGTTTTCCTTCCATGCAACAGAATTTTGCTCATCGGCCATTTGGACCAAATGACCCTTTTCAAATGAATCCGAGGGACATGATGATGGGACCAATGAATCCTGATAACAACACTCAAAATAGAGGAGTTTTTAGAGAAGGGTTTGATTTTGGACAACGACAGAATGATTTCATGAATGAACCTTATAACGCTAGATTTGAAAATACTGAAATGAGAAGAGAGCACCCTAACTTCCATCATGATGAAGAGGAATTTATGAGAAGACGTCGTGATGTCATGTTTAATGAAGAAAGGGAAAGGATGAGAGGAGGGTTTGATGAACAGCAAGATTTCATGAGGAGACCTTTTGATATTGATGAAGTTGAACGCAGGCAAATGATGAGAGAACACGCTAACTTTTCTATGGGAAGACCTAATGACATGCATCATAGACATATGGAAGTGATGGATCAAGGTCCAAACTTTGAACCGGACCATAGAGATTTTTACATGGGCCCATTAGCAGAAAAAGGGAACAGACAGGGTTTCGGAGTTGGTCCTGTTCTTATGGAAGACAATGAAGTCATTCCATGTAGAGCTCTGGCTAACTTCAGAAACGATCCGAATGATTTTAGAAAGGACTTTTCATCGATGGAAGATGACCGATTATTTAATGCCTTTGGATTTGATAGGCATGATAGGAGTTTTGGTCAAGAGAGGAGAAGGATGACCAATGAAGATGATTTTGAACGAGATAAATTTGTAAAGGACACTTTTAGAGGAAGAAATATGATGGAAGATTTTCCTTCTCGAGAGTTTGATCGGATGGATgaggaaaaaagaaataaatttgtgAAGGATACTCTCAGAGGAAGGAATGTAACAGAAGATCATCCTTCTCGGGAGTTTGATTTGAGGGATGATTCGAAACGTGACAGATTTGTGAAGGACACTTTGAGAGGAAAGAATGTAATGGAAGACTTTCCTTCTCGAGAATTCAATTGGAGGGACGAGGAAGAACGTAATCGCAGAATAGACTATCCAGAAAGGGAGGAATTTGATGTGGGAAAAGGTAGACCCTTTCAACGCAAGCTTGAAAAGTGTCCCATTCCAGGGTGCTTTATTGAGTGCAATGATCTGTACTATCATGCATCTCAAAAACATATACCGGGCATATTTAAAACGGTGGAAGATTCTGATAAAATCAGTCAAGCAAATGTAACCCCAACTCGTGTTGCAGCCCTTCGTGCTTTGAAAATGGCCATTCTTGGACCTCAAAGTTCATTCAATGCCTTAATGGATCTTGTCAATGGTATAGGTATTGATGTCTCAAAAAATGAAGAGTTGTCCTCCTGTCATTGGGCCATGGTGGAAATTTGCCAAGATCAAGATTGGAAGGTACCTGACCGATTCAGTTTAAATCCAATCAATTCTCCTGGTGGTCTGATCCACTGGAGACCTATACTGATTTTGATCAGCTTATTAGATGAAAAGAGACGTACGAGCATACTTTCTGCATTTCCTCCAGCAGGAAAGTCGTCTATGGATCGTCCCACTTCAGATCTTTTTAAAAATTCATCTAACAAACCAAAAGAACTTCTGCAGTCTGAAATGTTTTCGAAAAATAGCTCCCAATCACAGTCAAAGAATAGTAATCGCCATTTAAGAAATTTGCAAGCAAGAAGGACTAATCTCtcagaaaattcaaaaaattccCAAGACACTTTGCAGAACACTAATAACCAAAGATTGAATCCTTCAGATACAAATTTTAAGAGGAAAAGAAACAGAGTTCGCAATAGAAATAGGCAGAGAAGTGGGAAATTTTATCAACCATCTTCAAATGTAAACAATAGTAGTCATGACGATGGAGCTGATTCATTCGGCTCTTATTCTCAAGGTAACCTTGACACTAACTATCAAATGGGACTTAGAGATTCAGAAACAATGTCTATAAATAGTAGTCCTCAGGCTAGAGAAAGAAAAATAAGGTCATTATTTGACAGTGAAGTCCAATATTCCAGATCAGGAAACACTTCACAAAACAGGAACTTTGAGATTACAAATAACATAGGACCAGACCATACTTCAATGTCTCAAAATTTTAATCAGATAAGGTATCAGAGAGGTACCTTTAATGAAGACTTTCAAACTGAAAACATCAGAAGACAACAAGGTCTTGGATTTACTGAAAATATATCAGTAGGATCAATGGGTGTGTCCTCAATGTCCTCTCTGACTAGACAAATGGATCGGTCATTTGAGGGGTCATTAGGTCACAACACTGGCAATGCTGGGTTCAATTCTTTGGATGGGATGCAGTGGGGTCAAGGATTAGATTATCATGATCAGTTCCAAGGAAACATTCCAAATCAACAGATGTGGTCAGGGAATGGCAATAGTCGCCAATTTCCTGGTTATTAG